TTCCTGGTAAAGAAAATTCGGTTACACAAGTACGTACAACTAGGCACTAAATCATAGTTTTACACTGCTCAAAATACTCACCAACACCAGTCGGCTGCTTTCCGTGACGTTGTGCTGACGTCATTTGTTGACCAGGAGGTGGGTCACTTCCTACATAATAAGGAGCTTTTCTCTGAGAGACCTTTATGTTTCTGGTTTGGGTCTTTGTTGGCTGTGGTGAGTAGTCTGGGGTAGTAGCAGGTGGTGGGTAAGCGCGGGGGTCGTTGGGTGAATATGGTGGGGGTGGGGTCGATTCCATTGCaatctttaaaatttcatagATTCAAACCTTACATGTATTCCAATCTGCAAAAAATTCGGAGAGTTTAATACAAGGGATAACAAACGTTTCAGGCGCTCAAGAGAGCATACTTTCAAATCCAGAAGGTGATAAGATAATTTATTATCAAAAAACTCAGCACAATATCATCAATAGAAAATGATTAAGATATTTTATGATGTTGGAGATTGATACaatatgatgtcacaaaggtTGTTGTCAAAGAAGTGTGAGCATTTTTACTAAACTcgagaaaaaataattttagatgCAAGCATGAGAAAAGGACCCTTACTAAGAGGTGTGTGCATAATAGCAGATTGCCAAACCTCGGAGTAA
The Clavelina lepadiformis chromosome 4, kaClaLepa1.1, whole genome shotgun sequence DNA segment above includes these coding regions:
- the LOC143452663 gene encoding uncharacterized protein LOC143452663, encoding MESTPPPPYSPNDPRAYPPPATTPDYSPQPTKTQTRNIKVSQRKAPYYVGSDPPPGQQMTSAQRHGKQPTGVGYNERDRPRVTRSEDTAECFLMGCCAALLCCCYSY